The Diospyros lotus cultivar Yz01 chromosome 15, ASM1463336v1, whole genome shotgun sequence genome has a window encoding:
- the LOC127791852 gene encoding lysM domain receptor-like kinase 3, producing MLRLRLRLRLRLGLGLGFLAVVSVCVVTVESRCSGGCDLALGSYYVWGDSNLSFIGEVMAVRVAEIVSYNPDEIPNQDYVQTDVRINIPFRCDCINNEFLGRVFRYSVRSGDTYERIATLYYSNLTTAAWVQKFNSYGASSIPDNATVNVTVNCSCGDSTVSENYGLFITYPLRTGDTLESVASAANLSTDLVRSYNRNANFSAGSGLVYIPGKV from the exons ATGTTACGGTTACGGTTACGGTTACGGTTacggttagggttagggttagggtttttggCGGTCGTTTCAGTTTGCGTTGTGACAGTGGAATCCAGGTGTTCCGGAGGCTGTGATTTGGCCCTGGGCTCGTACTACGTCTGGGGTGATTCGAACCTCAGCTTCATCGGCGAGGTGATGGCCGTGCGGGTCGCTGAAATCGTCAGCTACAACCCCGACGAGATTCCCAACCAAGATTACGTTCAGACGGATGTGAGGATCAACATCCCGTTCCGCTGCGACTGCATCAACAACGAGTTCTTGGGCCGCGTGTTTCGCTACTCCGTCCGCTCCGGCGACACGTATGAGAGGATCGCGACATTGTACTACTCCAACCTGACCACGGCGGCGTGGGTGCAGAAGTTCAATAGCTACGGTGCGAGTTCGATTCCGGACAATGCGACAGTCAACGTGACGGTGAATTGCTCGTGCGGAGATAGCACCGTGTCGGAGAATTATGGGTTGTTCATCACGTACCCGCTCCGGACGGGCGACACTTTGGAATCGGTTGCTTCGGCGGCTAATTTGTCTACAGATTTGGTAAGGAGCTACAACCGAAATGCGAATTTCAGTGCGGGGAGTGGCCTGGTATACATCCCGGGCAAAG tgtaa